A section of the Acidobacteriota bacterium genome encodes:
- a CDS encoding ROK family transcriptional regulator, with product MRRINPHKFQIAKRGTSRDINRQIALNLIRTHQPMSRADLARMMGLRRGAVSLIVNELLEEGAIFEGMTGEAERGRKPTFLYIDSRGKSIIAVDIRVTRTYILITDRLGRPLVGPINFPTDHNPKTLTLELSKRIKQILADHPEIGDCEGVGVVVPGMVEQSTSRIILAPTLGWRDVELRESLAAATGLPIHLENSGKACALAQVWATRGDAASMSDLAFVTVSDGVGVGIIAGGEVLRGRHNIAGEFGHVPLNIDGPRCSCGATGCWEAYISNLATLSRYFGRNLQEMTLIPAEIAAFTIDDLIARARAGDAKATAAVQSTARYLGLGLASIINAIDPGRIYIGGEITTAWDLIETTVRAALAERALTPAASNPDICIVSASDYPRLRGAAALVVAPAFAAPAVA from the coding sequence ATGCGAAGAATCAACCCACACAAATTTCAAATCGCCAAACGCGGAACGTCGCGCGACATTAACCGACAGATTGCGCTGAATCTGATTCGCACCCATCAACCGATGTCGCGCGCTGACCTGGCGCGGATGATGGGACTCAGGCGCGGCGCGGTCAGTCTTATTGTCAATGAATTATTGGAAGAAGGCGCAATCTTCGAGGGCATGACGGGCGAGGCTGAACGCGGACGCAAACCCACTTTCCTGTACATTGATTCAAGAGGAAAATCAATCATTGCTGTCGATATTCGCGTGACGCGAACTTACATTCTAATCACCGACCGTCTGGGTCGTCCACTGGTTGGACCCATCAATTTTCCGACCGACCATAATCCGAAAACTTTGACCCTTGAACTGAGCAAACGCATCAAGCAAATACTCGCCGACCATCCTGAAATCGGCGACTGTGAAGGGGTAGGCGTCGTCGTGCCGGGAATGGTTGAGCAAAGTACCAGTCGCATCATTCTTGCGCCGACGCTCGGTTGGCGCGACGTCGAGCTTCGTGAATCGCTTGCCGCCGCCACCGGGCTACCCATTCATCTGGAAAATTCCGGTAAAGCGTGTGCGCTGGCACAGGTCTGGGCAACACGCGGCGATGCCGCATCAATGAGCGACCTGGCTTTTGTGACGGTCTCGGATGGCGTCGGCGTCGGCATCATTGCGGGCGGTGAGGTTTTGCGTGGGCGACATAATATCGCAGGCGAGTTCGGGCACGTCCCGCTTAACATTGATGGCCCGCGCTGCTCTTGCGGAGCGACCGGTTGTTGGGAAGCCTACATCTCAAACCTCGCAACTTTATCGCGTTATTTCGGTCGCAATTTGCAGGAGATGACCTTGATTCCCGCTGAAATTGCCGCCTTCACCATTGATGACCTGATTGCGCGCGCCCGCGCCGGTGATGCGAAAGCCACGGCGGCAGTGCAATCAACAGCACGCTATCTCGGTCTCGGACTGGCTTCAATTATTAATGCAATCGATCCGGGGCGCATTTACATCGGCGGTGAAATTACAACGGCGTGGGATTTGATTGAAACGACGGTGCGCGCGGCGCTCGCCGAACGCGCCTTAACGCCCGCCGCCTCTAATCCCGACATTTGTATCGTTTCGGCTAGCGATTATCCGCGATTGCGCGGCGCGGCGGCGCTGGTTGTCGCGCCGGCGTTTGCAGCGCCCGCCGTCGCCTGA
- a CDS encoding carboxypeptidase regulatory-like domain-containing protein: protein MKKTFKLLALYVILSFLFGFLPLRTTNSIVYGQTNTGRISGTVTDTSGATLQGSLVKVTNDATGLSRTTKTDDNGFYVITNLLPGNYTVSVEHQGFKKAIQSNHTLVADGRLTVDVPLEPGAISESVLVTSVNSETINKTSGEVARVIDTEQVQNLALNGRNYLQLTTLIPGAPLLTDDPLALMTDLGVNQPINGNRGNTNMLTVDGGFNLDSGSNNSQINNVGIDFIQEVKIQTSNFSAEYGRTSGAAINVVTRSGGNQFHGSLFEFVRNNKFDANNFFNNARGRFTDNPTAKAPDVKVASTDPRLGKEVVSRPALRYNNYGFSFGGPIQRDKFFFFGGIEWKSIRRFTASTPRTLPTRAERLGDFSFRLRGADGIVGTADDGVIRDPQRTGTCSTTNRAACFPGNIIPASRITADGKAFATVYTAMEALAAAYTDTPTANNALYQQPNPFDVRQEIVRLDYRFNDSHSIYGRYIHDDYNLTAPFGTFIDSQLPTIPTNRRRPSFSYQVGHLWLINARLVNEAKVNTSWNGQRIPPVGDNWKRETYGFAFQQLFSGGRFDNGIPDTAINGFASWDGPSRSLLSPTTDIALSDTVSLNYQKHSIKTGGTYIRNRKDQNGRSRYTGQVTFNSSGNPNSTGNAFADALLGNFRTYTEFEDDPIGFFRFSQVDAFVSDSWKVSPRLSLEIGMRYQYGQPTYTQANNIVNFDPSLYDPAQAVRLNNNGTIVPNSGNRFNGLIRAGDGVPEKEIARVRNASGLGAVPAGAPRGLYDAQHIFMPRFGFAWSPTSDGKTAVRGGFGIFYDKPEGNLIFSQVNIPPFLTSASFENGNIGNIAGGTAGALAPFANMLAIDPNLELPYTMNWSISVQRELPGGVFGEVAYVSNLGRHLLRQPDINAPSFADLLANSQLPTAQRKATNALRPYKGFAAINFRLSDANSNYHALQLFGAKRKGDLTMTVSYTWSKSLADASGNGDGVDAGEEPFNRRANYGPTSFDRRHIFVTTYTYRIPFFHSWKGIGGALLSGWELSGITRFQTGQLLTVLGTTGIGNRRADYLGGDVKLFRFERTLDRWFNEEAFAPAAETRPGTSGRGIIVGPGRNLWDLSMRKRFGITEDIKLLVQADFFNAFNHTNFNNPNTSMPALVTTAGADPRQNIKTSSFGSITGAAPGRNIQLALKLTF from the coding sequence ATGAAAAAAACTTTCAAGCTGCTTGCTTTATACGTCATTTTGTCTTTTTTATTTGGGTTTTTACCCTTGCGAACAACTAATTCCATCGTATATGGACAGACCAATACCGGTCGTATCTCAGGAACCGTAACCGATACGTCGGGGGCAACGCTCCAAGGTAGTCTTGTCAAAGTGACCAACGATGCGACGGGTTTGTCGCGGACTACAAAAACCGATGATAACGGTTTTTATGTGATTACCAATCTGCTGCCCGGTAATTACACGGTTTCTGTCGAGCATCAGGGTTTCAAAAAAGCGATTCAATCCAATCATACGCTAGTTGCCGATGGACGATTGACGGTAGACGTTCCGCTTGAACCCGGAGCGATTTCCGAAAGCGTGCTCGTCACTTCGGTCAATTCCGAGACCATCAATAAAACTTCGGGTGAAGTGGCGCGCGTCATCGATACCGAACAGGTACAAAATCTGGCGCTCAATGGACGCAACTACCTGCAACTGACAACGCTGATTCCCGGCGCGCCGTTGCTCACCGATGATCCGCTTGCTTTAATGACCGACCTCGGAGTCAATCAGCCCATCAATGGCAATCGCGGCAATACCAATATGCTCACGGTTGATGGCGGTTTCAATCTGGATTCGGGCAGCAACAACAGCCAGATTAATAACGTCGGCATTGATTTTATTCAGGAAGTAAAAATTCAGACTTCAAATTTCTCTGCCGAATATGGGCGCACATCGGGCGCGGCAATCAATGTGGTGACACGCAGCGGCGGCAACCAATTTCACGGCAGCCTCTTTGAGTTTGTGCGCAACAACAAGTTCGATGCCAACAATTTTTTCAACAATGCCAGAGGTCGCTTTACAGATAATCCGACCGCCAAAGCTCCGGATGTCAAAGTCGCTTCGACTGATCCGCGACTGGGCAAAGAGGTCGTCTCGCGTCCGGCGCTGCGCTATAACAATTATGGCTTCAGTTTTGGCGGGCCAATCCAAAGAGATAAATTTTTCTTCTTCGGCGGCATTGAATGGAAGTCCATACGCCGGTTTACCGCCTCAACACCACGAACCCTGCCAACACGCGCCGAGCGACTCGGCGATTTTTCATTCAGGCTGCGCGGGGCGGATGGCATCGTCGGAACCGCTGATGATGGGGTCATCAGAGACCCGCAACGAACCGGCACCTGTAGCACGACAAATCGCGCCGCTTGTTTTCCCGGAAACATCATTCCGGCAAGCCGCATCACCGCCGATGGCAAAGCCTTCGCTACCGTCTATACGGCTATGGAAGCGCTGGCTGCGGCTTATACAGATACGCCAACGGCTAACAATGCGCTTTATCAACAACCCAATCCCTTTGATGTCAGACAGGAAATTGTGCGCCTGGATTATCGCTTTAATGATAGCCACAGCATCTATGGTCGCTATATTCATGATGATTATAATTTGACCGCGCCTTTCGGAACCTTCATCGATTCACAATTGCCGACCATTCCGACCAACCGTCGGCGTCCGAGTTTCAGTTATCAAGTTGGTCACCTCTGGCTCATTAATGCCCGGTTGGTCAACGAAGCCAAGGTCAATACCTCCTGGAACGGTCAGCGGATTCCACCGGTTGGCGATAACTGGAAAAGGGAAACCTACGGCTTTGCTTTTCAGCAATTGTTTTCAGGCGGGCGATTCGATAACGGCATTCCCGATACCGCCATCAATGGGTTCGCAAGCTGGGATGGGCCATCGCGTTCGCTGCTATCTCCTACAACCGACATTGCCCTGAGCGATACGGTTTCGTTGAACTATCAAAAGCACTCCATCAAAACCGGCGGCACCTACATTCGCAATCGCAAAGACCAGAACGGGCGGTCGCGATATACAGGGCAGGTGACCTTTAACAGCAGCGGCAATCCGAATTCGACCGGCAACGCTTTTGCCGATGCCCTGCTTGGCAATTTCCGCACCTACACGGAGTTTGAAGACGACCCCATCGGGTTCTTCCGCTTCTCTCAGGTTGACGCCTTTGTCTCTGACAGTTGGAAAGTCAGCCCCAGGTTGTCGCTTGAAATCGGCATGCGCTATCAGTACGGACAGCCCACCTATACGCAAGCCAACAACATCGTGAATTTCGATCCCAGTCTCTACGACCCGGCGCAAGCCGTCAGGCTTAATAACAATGGCACCATCGTGCCGAATTCAGGCAATCGCTTTAATGGCTTGATTCGCGCCGGTGATGGGGTTCCCGAAAAGGAAATTGCCCGGGTACGCAATGCCAGCGGCTTGGGTGCAGTGCCCGCGGGTGCGCCACGCGGACTGTATGACGCTCAACATATCTTCATGCCGCGTTTTGGTTTTGCCTGGTCACCAACCAGTGATGGTAAAACAGCGGTTCGTGGTGGCTTCGGCATATTCTACGACAAGCCCGAAGGCAATCTGATTTTTTCACAGGTCAACATCCCGCCATTTCTTACCAGCGCCAGCTTTGAAAACGGCAACATCGGCAACATCGCAGGCGGCACTGCCGGTGCGCTGGCTCCGTTTGCCAATATGCTGGCTATAGACCCAAATCTCGAGCTCCCTTACACAATGAATTGGAGTATCAGTGTACAGCGTGAACTGCCGGGTGGCGTCTTTGGCGAAGTGGCTTATGTATCCAATCTGGGCAGGCATTTGTTGCGCCAGCCCGATATTAACGCGCCATCTTTTGCCGACCTCTTAGCCAATTCGCAACTCCCTACAGCGCAGCGCAAAGCAACCAATGCGCTACGTCCATACAAGGGATTTGCAGCAATCAATTTCCGCCTTTCGGATGCCAATTCCAACTATCACGCCTTACAGCTTTTTGGGGCAAAACGTAAAGGCGACCTGACCATGACCGTCAGTTACACCTGGTCGAAATCCTTAGCTGACGCCAGCGGCAATGGTGATGGCGTGGATGCCGGAGAGGAGCCTTTCAATCGCAGAGCCAACTATGGGCCGACCAGCTTTGATCGCCGCCACATCTTCGTCACCACCTATACCTACAGAATCCCGTTTTTCCACTCCTGGAAAGGCATCGGCGGAGCGCTTTTATCGGGTTGGGAACTGAGCGGCATCACACGCTTTCAGACAGGTCAATTATTAACCGTTTTAGGAACCACAGGAATCGGTAATCGTCGCGCCGATTATCTTGGTGGCGATGTCAAACTCTTCCGCTTTGAGCGCACCCTCGACCGTTGGTTCAACGAAGAGGCATTCGCCCCGGCAGCCGAAACCCGTCCCGGCACCAGTGGTCGCGGCATCATCGTTGGCCCCGGTCGTAACCTGTGGGATTTGTCGATGCGCAAGCGTTTCGGCATCACAGAAGACATCAAGCTGTTGGTTCAGGCAGATTTTTTCAATGCCTTTAATCATACCAATTTCAATAATCCGAATACCTCAATGCCGGCACTGGTGACTACAGCAGGCGCTGACCCGCGACAAAATATTAAGACCAGCAGTTTCGGTTCGATTACAGGGGCTGCGCCGGGGCGCAATATTCAGTTGGCATTGAAGTTGACTTTCTGA
- a CDS encoding LacI family DNA-binding transcriptional regulator codes for MAVTLADIARELGVSKMTVSRAINNHPLIHPETRARVLEVARRKNYQPNQHARALVTNRSYLIGIVVPDLMNLYFAEVARAIESIARPAGFQLLICSTDEDAEREIGEVEALLHRTDGLIISSVLPPTETRVYRKMLKNDAKIVLVDRTMKNLRCPTVTTDNVQVGRLATEHLIQLGKRRIGYLLGDASSVSVERLEGYQQALAQHKIRYDESLVRDCGFLESEGYEAMRAWLMQGDMPEAVFAVNDPAAIGAIKALEEFGVRVGRDIAIVGAGNIHYSDMLRVPLTTVSWSRSEMGEQAARLLMQLINGESAVAKAKNIVLSPELIVRNSCGETSTSPVRRRSRVRVGKN; via the coding sequence ATGGCGGTAACACTTGCAGATATTGCGCGCGAATTGGGCGTATCGAAGATGACGGTCTCGCGTGCCATTAATAATCATCCGCTGATTCACCCGGAAACCCGCGCGCGGGTCTTGGAGGTCGCACGCCGAAAAAATTATCAACCCAATCAACATGCGCGTGCGCTGGTTACCAACCGCTCGTATCTAATCGGTATTGTGGTGCCGGATTTGATGAACCTCTATTTTGCAGAGGTCGCCCGCGCCATTGAATCGATTGCCAGACCCGCTGGCTTTCAACTGCTGATTTGTAGCACAGACGAAGACGCCGAAAGAGAAATCGGTGAAGTGGAAGCTCTGCTCCACCGCACGGATGGCTTGATCATCAGTTCGGTGCTGCCACCAACTGAAACCAGGGTCTATCGCAAGATGCTCAAAAACGACGCCAAAATCGTGCTGGTTGATCGCACCATGAAGAATTTACGTTGTCCGACTGTCACCACAGACAATGTGCAGGTTGGCAGGTTGGCGACAGAACATTTGATTCAGCTTGGTAAGCGCCGCATCGGCTACCTGCTTGGTGATGCTTCATCTGTGAGTGTCGAACGGCTCGAAGGTTATCAGCAAGCCTTAGCCCAACACAAAATCCGCTATGACGAATCGCTGGTACGCGATTGCGGTTTTCTTGAATCGGAGGGGTATGAGGCAATGCGCGCGTGGCTTATGCAAGGAGATATGCCGGAAGCGGTTTTTGCGGTCAACGACCCGGCGGCGATTGGCGCCATAAAAGCCTTGGAAGAATTCGGTGTGCGGGTGGGCAGGGACATCGCCATTGTCGGTGCCGGCAATATTCATTACAGCGACATGCTTCGTGTACCGCTCACCACGGTTTCCTGGTCGAGGAGTGAAATGGGCGAGCAGGCAGCCCGCTTATTGATGCAACTCATTAATGGCGAGTCTGCGGTTGCGAAAGCAAAAAACATCGTTCTTTCACCGGAACTGATTGTGCGAAACTCCTGTGGGGAGACTTCAACTTCTCCGGTGCGCAGGCGGTCGCGGGTTCGGGTCGGCAAGAATTGA
- a CDS encoding SDR family oxidoreductase — translation MANLRYADKVVVITGGSRGIGYGCAREFVKAGAQVMICSNDEQEGSAAVAALKNLASEQPAGNADFIYCDVRNAADIENLIAVSVSRFGRIDCLINNAGWHPPHKPIDDFSVDEFRELINLNLLSVFTTCKLALPYLRETRGNIINMASLVGHMGQHWASTYVATKGAVVALTKALAIDEAPNGVRVNSVSPGNIYTPLWQEAIDAAPDPQQCRADGEAAQVLGRMGTSEEVGRLCLFIAAEATFTTGVDHFISGGAELGYGRKSAIDDTL, via the coding sequence ATGGCAAACTTACGATACGCGGACAAAGTGGTAGTGATTACCGGAGGCAGCAGAGGCATCGGTTATGGTTGCGCCCGGGAATTTGTCAAAGCTGGCGCGCAGGTGATGATTTGCTCGAATGACGAACAGGAAGGCTCGGCTGCGGTCGCAGCTTTAAAAAACCTCGCCAGTGAGCAACCGGCAGGCAATGCCGATTTTATTTACTGCGATGTCAGAAACGCCGCGGATATTGAAAATCTGATTGCAGTTTCGGTCTCGCGTTTTGGAAGAATTGATTGCCTGATCAATAATGCGGGATGGCATCCGCCGCATAAACCGATTGATGATTTTTCCGTTGATGAATTTCGCGAGTTGATTAATCTGAACCTCCTCAGCGTCTTCACAACCTGTAAATTGGCGCTGCCTTACCTGCGAGAAACCAGGGGCAATATCATCAATATGGCAAGCCTGGTCGGTCATATGGGGCAACACTGGGCTTCGACTTATGTGGCAACCAAAGGCGCGGTTGTGGCATTGACCAAAGCCCTTGCCATTGATGAAGCCCCCAATGGGGTTCGCGTCAATTCGGTTTCTCCGGGCAACATTTATACGCCGCTCTGGCAGGAAGCCATTGATGCTGCGCCTGACCCTCAGCAGTGCCGTGCTGATGGTGAAGCGGCGCAAGTGTTGGGACGGATGGGAACCAGCGAAGAGGTCGGGCGGTTATGTTTGTTTATCGCCGCCGAAGCTACGTTTACAACCGGCGTGGATCATTTTATCTCTGGCGGGGCAGAATTGGGTTACGGACGAAAAAGCGCTATTGATGATACGCTCTAA
- a CDS encoding carboxypeptidase regulatory-like domain-containing protein: protein MAYFRNNCLSGLMVVLLSLIPCSTAFSQTITGTITGTIVDSSGAIIAGATIRLVNEQTGNVRTLTANDEGRFSFAALQPSTYTVKIEQQGFQTLEQKQVVLSANEVLALGNLELKPGQVSETVSITTEGARIETQSSDLTARLTADQIALISTKGRDVTSLLRLIPGTSNNDDIEAVGEGFGTDLPNISGQRGRSTVASVDGLNASEPSGSNKLSMTINQDAVAEVKVLRNNYDAEYGNNGGALINLVSKGGNKNYAGSAYYFVRNEAFNATPFFNNKAELGKPLYRHNIWGFNYGGPVQIPKLFPNKNRDKLFFFYSYERPHQITPQDPRFVTMPSTLERTGDFSQSVNSTGAKVFIRDPLITTGNCNATDQSACFRDPSRATPGNPLGLNIIPQSRINKSGQALLSYFPLPNTPGGLTATGGAFNYVVQSPVDVPKRSQIIRFDVKPSNKDSIYVKAQWWTSDNEGTGTSGWPGNDENRWGISSHYLYKDNGWSANWVHIFSPTVVNEFNFGMRHDSEGFVPSDGEIDRLQRSALNYTAPQLFPDNNRLGTIPRVTNWSGVQGRPANINWLDRWGETGNDYIRPSFADNLSIIRGNHSYKFGAYYERVLNGEAPGGQWSGVFNFSGTDSNFSASLGNSGYAYANALLGNFRSYQESSSRPFTNLEIVLLQWYAQDQWKVNRRLTLNYGLRMGYHTQWRQRDNLASNFDPALYDPAKAPLLYRPFCVGGTPATAACATANRRAQDPRTGQLFTNLNLVGTLVPGTGDPNNGLAIAGEPGTPKGFKDVQPVDWEPRFGLAWDLSGKGKTVLRAMGGVYHAPRAGGGTTGGNLVNNQPFQRNLTIDFGNIDNLVNLVGTALSSPSSVNAVESQSHTPTTYNFSLGIQQDIGLQTVMEISYVGSLTRHLGERRDINQVPDGAKFLNLNPQNRNPFSAVGTNGPNRTGALADNFLRPYQGYGSITTVVYAGSSNYNGLQIQVNRRYTHGFQYGIAYTWSKTFDYANDDSSDVFHGRPYKAFNYSPADFDQTHIFTINYIWDVPGLSRVWENGAIKAVFDGWQISGTTSYASGKPKVFGTGTGLNWTYAGTAGAANITDFTGGSINARPNAVCDPNKKTYLKDPTGTPYLIDRSCFAKPTTAGSIGNLGRNLIRLPSIFNTDLAFFKNIPLGEKYRLQFRWETYNLFNRVNFRDIDGAMTFDATGKQTNTRFGAPISARAPRIMQGSLRINF from the coding sequence ATGGCTTACTTCAGGAATAACTGCTTATCAGGTCTCATGGTAGTGTTGCTGAGCTTAATTCCTTGCAGCACGGCTTTCAGTCAAACGATTACCGGCACGATTACCGGCACCATAGTTGATTCTTCGGGTGCCATCATTGCCGGAGCCACCATCCGATTGGTCAACGAACAAACCGGAAATGTTCGCACCTTGACTGCCAACGATGAAGGTAGATTCAGTTTCGCGGCGCTCCAACCAAGCACCTATACGGTTAAGATCGAACAACAGGGTTTTCAGACGCTCGAACAAAAGCAGGTTGTCTTGAGCGCCAATGAAGTCCTGGCACTCGGCAATCTCGAATTGAAACCCGGACAGGTGAGCGAAACCGTCAGCATCACGACCGAAGGGGCGCGAATCGAAACGCAATCGAGCGACCTCACGGCGCGGCTGACGGCAGATCAAATTGCTTTGATTTCAACCAAAGGTCGCGATGTTACCTCTCTGTTGCGGCTGATACCGGGAACCTCTAATAACGACGATATAGAAGCGGTAGGCGAAGGGTTCGGCACCGATTTGCCGAACATCTCCGGTCAGCGCGGTCGTTCGACGGTTGCCTCAGTTGATGGGTTGAATGCCAGTGAGCCGAGCGGCTCAAACAAACTGAGCATGACGATCAACCAGGATGCCGTCGCCGAAGTCAAGGTCTTGCGTAATAACTATGACGCAGAGTACGGCAATAATGGCGGCGCATTGATCAACCTGGTCTCTAAAGGCGGCAATAAAAACTATGCCGGTTCAGCCTACTACTTCGTCCGCAATGAAGCATTCAATGCCACGCCGTTTTTCAATAATAAAGCGGAACTCGGCAAGCCGCTCTATCGCCATAACATCTGGGGGTTCAATTATGGCGGGCCGGTACAGATACCCAAACTCTTTCCCAACAAAAACCGCGACAAACTTTTCTTCTTCTACTCCTATGAAAGACCGCACCAGATTACCCCGCAAGACCCGCGTTTCGTAACCATGCCGTCAACCTTGGAACGAACAGGGGATTTCTCGCAGTCGGTCAATTCAACCGGCGCTAAAGTTTTCATTCGCGACCCGCTGATTACCACGGGCAATTGCAACGCGACTGACCAAAGCGCCTGCTTTCGTGACCCCTCGCGCGCCACCCCCGGCAATCCGCTCGGTTTGAATATCATTCCGCAATCGCGCATCAATAAAAGCGGACAGGCGTTGCTCAGTTACTTTCCGTTGCCGAATACGCCGGGCGGGCTTACCGCCACCGGCGGCGCGTTTAATTATGTTGTTCAAAGCCCGGTTGATGTTCCCAAGCGCAGCCAGATTATCCGCTTTGATGTGAAGCCATCAAATAAAGACAGCATCTATGTGAAGGCGCAATGGTGGACTTCAGATAATGAAGGAACCGGCACCTCGGGTTGGCCCGGCAATGATGAAAATCGCTGGGGCATCAGCTCGCATTATCTGTATAAAGATAACGGATGGTCGGCAAACTGGGTGCATATCTTCAGCCCCACTGTGGTCAACGAATTTAATTTCGGTATGCGCCACGACTCGGAAGGCTTCGTGCCCTCCGATGGTGAGATTGACCGCTTGCAACGAAGCGCCTTGAATTACACTGCGCCGCAACTCTTCCCTGATAACAATCGGCTGGGCACCATCCCCAGAGTAACGAATTGGAGTGGCGTTCAAGGCAGACCAGCCAATATCAACTGGCTTGATCGTTGGGGCGAAACCGGCAATGACTATATTCGCCCTTCGTTTGCCGATAATCTTTCGATCATTCGCGGCAACCACAGCTATAAATTCGGTGCCTATTACGAGCGCGTGCTGAACGGCGAAGCGCCGGGCGGGCAATGGTCTGGGGTGTTCAATTTCAGCGGCACCGATAGTAATTTCTCGGCTTCTCTTGGCAACAGCGGTTATGCCTATGCCAATGCGCTCTTAGGAAATTTCAGGAGCTATCAAGAGTCGAGTTCGCGTCCGTTCACCAATCTTGAGATTGTCCTTCTGCAATGGTATGCCCAGGATCAATGGAAAGTGAATCGGCGGTTGACCTTGAATTATGGCTTGCGAATGGGCTATCACACGCAATGGCGGCAGCGCGATAATCTGGCTTCAAACTTTGATCCGGCGCTCTACGACCCCGCCAAAGCGCCTTTGCTCTATCGTCCGTTTTGCGTTGGCGGCACGCCTGCGACCGCTGCTTGCGCAACCGCGAATCGTCGCGCCCAAGACCCGCGCACCGGGCAACTGTTTACCAACCTGAACCTCGTCGGCACCTTGGTTCCCGGAACCGGCGACCCCAATAATGGATTAGCCATAGCCGGTGAGCCGGGTACGCCCAAAGGCTTCAAAGATGTGCAGCCGGTTGATTGGGAACCGCGTTTCGGTTTAGCCTGGGACCTTTCCGGCAAAGGCAAAACCGTGCTTCGGGCGATGGGTGGCGTCTATCATGCGCCGCGCGCCGGTGGCGGGACGACGGGCGGCAACCTGGTCAACAATCAACCGTTCCAACGCAATCTGACGATTGATTTTGGCAACATCGATAATCTGGTTAATCTGGTGGGCACGGCGCTCAGTTCGCCGAGTTCCGTTAATGCGGTTGAGAGCCAATCGCATACGCCGACAACTTACAATTTTTCACTCGGCATTCAGCAAGATATTGGTTTGCAGACAGTGATGGAAATCAGTTATGTCGGTTCGCTCACCCGGCATCTTGGCGAGCGCCGCGACATCAATCAGGTTCCCGATGGCGCAAAATTCTTGAATCTCAATCCTCAAAATCGCAATCCGTTTTCCGCCGTCGGCACCAACGGACCAAATCGAACCGGCGCGTTAGCCGATAATTTTCTGCGTCCCTATCAAGGGTACGGTTCGATCACCACCGTCGTTTATGCGGGTTCGTCAAATTATAACGGGCTGCAAATTCAAGTGAATCGCCGCTACACGCATGGCTTCCAATACGGCATCGCCTACACCTGGTCGAAAACTTTCGACTATGCCAATGACGATTCTTCGGATGTCTTTCACGGACGACCTTACAAGGCGTTTAATTATAGTCCGGCGGATTTCGACCAGACGCACATCTTTACCATCAACTATATCTGGGATGTGCCGGGACTCAGCCGAGTCTGGGAGAATGGCGCAATCAAAGCGGTCTTTGATGGTTGGCAAATTTCCGGTACGACCTCTTACGCGAGCGGCAAACCGAAAGTCTTTGGCACCGGAACCGGATTGAACTGGACGTATGCAGGGACAGCCGGAGCCGCAAATATCACAGACTTCACCGGCGGTTCGATCAATGCGCGCCCGAATGCGGTTTGCGACCCCAATAAGAAAACCTATTTGAAAGACCCCACCGGAACCCCATACTTGATTGATAGGTCGTGTTTTGCCAAACCCACGACTGCCGGGAGTATCGGTAATTTAGGCAGAAATCTGATTCGTTTGCCTTCGATATTTAATACCGATTTGGCGTTTTTCAAAAACATTCCACTCGGCGAGAAGTATCGCTTGCAGTTTCGCTGGGAGACTTACAATCTTTTCAATCGCGTGAATTTCCGTGATATTGACGGAGCCATGACATTCGACGCGACAGGCAAACAGACCAACACGCGCTTTGGCGCGCCTATCTCAGCCCGCGCGCCGCGCATTATGCAAGGCTCATTGAGGATTAACTTCTAA